One Helianthus annuus cultivar XRQ/B chromosome 7, HanXRQr2.0-SUNRISE, whole genome shotgun sequence genomic region harbors:
- the LOC110868649 gene encoding 50S ribosomal protein L12, chloroplastic: MASSSLSTVILRTPHLTTTTTPPPLFSTKHALKFNLHHRSTLLRPIAATATDDKVVTLGDEISNLTLAQAQSLVEYLQDKLGVTAASFAPAAVVAAPGGGGADAVEAVEEKTEFDVVIDDVPSNARIATIKAVRGLTSLALKEAKELIEGLPKKFKEGVSRDEAEDAKKQLEEAGAKVSIV, from the coding sequence ATGGCGTCTTCATCTCTCTCCACAGTTATCCTACGCACTCCACACCTcactaccaccaccacaccaccaccactcttCTCCACCAAACACGCTCTCAAATTCAACCTCCACCACCGCTCCACACTTCTCCGTCCAATCGCCGCAACCGCCACCGACGACAAAGTCGTAACCCTAGGCGACGAAATCTCAAACCTAACCCTAGCACAAGCACAATCCTTAGTAGAATACCTTCAGGACAAGCTCGGCGTCACCGCCGCATCGTTCGCTCCGGCCGCCGTCGTCGCCGCACCTGGCGGCGGTGGCGCTGACGCTGTGGAGGCGGTGGAGGAGAAGACGGAGTTTGACGTTGTTATTGATGATGTTCCGAGTAATGCGAGAATTGCGACGATTAAAGCGGTTAGAGGCTTGACGAGTTTAGCGCTTAAGGAGGCTAAGGAGTTGATTGAAGGATTACCGAAGAAGTTTAAGGAAGGTGTGAGTAGAGATGAAGCTGAAGATGCGAAGAAACAGCTTGAAGAAGCTGGAGCCAAGGTTTCGATCGTTTAG
- the LOC110867338 gene encoding uncharacterized protein LOC110867338, with translation MGREIQPCPSQTHARTEKRRGGNQGEDDGSMDCSGKACQSCTGRVIADCVAVCCCPCAVINFFTLTFLKLPWMMGRRCLSKRKKKKRLEIEGKDEISRKDQGENGDLAKVTNIEEVEEGSCKYSARFEAERVWLELYRVDNLGFGRVSFNGIQSLG, from the coding sequence ATGGGTCGAGAAATACAACCCTGCCCATCTCAAACACATGCTCGAACCGAAAAAAGACGCGGTGGGAACCAAGGGGAAGACGACGGATCAATGGACTGTTCTGGTAAGGCATGTCAGTCTTGCACGGGGAGGGTGATCGCTGACTGCGTGGCGGTGTGTTGTTGTCCTTGCGCGGTCATAAACTTCTTCACACTCACATTTCTTAAGCTTCCATGGATGATGGGGAGGAGATGTTTGagtaaaagaaagaagaaaaagaggtTAGAAATTGAGGGTAAAGATGAAATTTCAAGAAAAGATCAAGGAGAGAATGGGGATTTAGCTAAAGTAACCAACATTGAAGAAGTTGAAGAAGGAAGTTGTAAGTATAGTGCAAGGTTTGAAGCTGAGAGGGTTTGGTTAGAATTGTATAGAGTTGATAATTTGGGCTTTGGTAGGGTTTCATTTAATGGCATCCAATCACTTGGCTAA
- the LOC110866966 gene encoding protein FAR1-RELATED SEQUENCE 5-like: MASNTLADGGDDAPNYQIRGVEQVSPNTGTKRYIPDSPSSLTPAEGMLFDTVDDAYNFYKTYAEAGGWTVRKGTQHKNRGIVINKYFFCSKEGQKDFRPVDTLVEQPSDRWVRRVPSKRTGCQAAIRIKLTDAKKYLQYHFTEVRTTMILCMEDLHLLKENRGINRAHEEMINKMSHLNIGPVRAFNFMKEVYGGFDKVGATKVDFKNFKKELNLFIGEFDAEMFVKRLMRKKEFLPNFSCEYETTVEGVLKCIFWADEDMKRNYYMFGDVISFDATYKRNKYNMMFVPFTGIDNHNRNVTLGAAILGSETTETYSWLLRAIKNAYGYTPSVIVTDQDPAMKRAIADVWPESRHRLCMWHIMDKLTTKVGAALCSNTNFRKRLSAVVWTDSLLPEAFEAEWVAILNDFGLTDHEWLTYIYGLRESWIPTYYREEEMFGLMRTSSRSESENHFFGKISNPKCTLVEFLSHFDTAIEAQRHEHRKNDHDTRYTNPGEWSDFVLEKQAAQIYTRTIFLDVQLEIQHVIHRCTSVRLDHVGDFIKFFIKDLDRPCSSFFEVMIHEEDVTVKCICNRFEQFGLLCSHIFCVLRILDVREFPKQYILRRWTREAVPNSSPGSILTDGGDPDRSEEVNRCVREISHATEYVVNKLISKFDKLSDFRDHIKQFMSVADEAQINAPPKTRRNRFAELLGVASESTATIRVPVGTRFKGCGSHKLLKSQKERAISQSGSASRNAEGNEDTIREGDAATVVEGDGPGSNDADDVFYTSGNDADLDDEDMAE; the protein is encoded by the exons ATGGCTTCGAACACACTTGCTGATGGTGGAGATG ATGCACCTAATTACCAAATACGTGGTGTTGAACAAGTCTCTCCAAACACTGGAACAAAGAGATATATTCCAGATTCACCCTCTTCGTTGACGCCAGCAGAGGGCATGTTATTCGACACAGTTGATGACGcgtataacttttataaaacttaCGCAGAAGCGGGAGGTTGGACTGTAAGGAAGGGCACACAGCACAAGAACCGTGGTATTGTTATAAACAAGTACTTTTTTTGTTCAAAGGAGGGTCAAAAAGACTTTCGACCGGTCGATACTTTAGTCGAACAGCCGTCTGATAGGTGGGTACGTAGGGTACCATCCAAAAGGACCGGATGCCAAGCTGCGATCAGAATAAAGCTTACCGATGCTAAGAAGTATTTGCAGTATCATTTTACAGAGGTGCGCACAACCATGATTTTGTGCATGGAAGATTTACATCTTCTCAAGGAAAACAGGGGTATTAATCGTGCACACGAAGAGATGATAAACAAGATGTCACATCTCAACATTGGTCCTGTTCGTGCATTTAACTTTATGAAGGAAGTGTATGGTGGGTTCGACAAAGTCGGTGCGACCAAAGTCGattttaaaaatttcaagaaaGAATTAAATCTTTTTATCGGAGAGTTTGATGCGGAAATGTTTGTCAAGCGACTGATGAGGAAAAAGGAGTTTTTACCGAACTTCTCTTGTGAATATGAAACGACAGTCGAAGGTGTGTTGAAGTGCATTTTTTGGGCCGACGAGGATATGAAGAGGAATTATTATATGTTTGGGGACGTTATATCATTTGATGCTACCTACAAGCGTAACAA GTATAACATGATGTTTGTCCCTTTCACTGGGATTGATAATCATAATAGGAACGTAACACTTGGTGCTGCAATTCTCGGTTCTGAAACGACAGAGACGTATAGCTGGTTACTTAGGGCGATCAAGAACGCATATGGGTACACGCCTTCCGTAATCGTTACTGACCAAGACCCTGCGATGAAAAGGGCTATAGCGGATGTTTGGCCTGAGTCGAGGCATCGGTTATGTATGTGGCATATCATGGATAAACTCACTACAAAG GTCGGGGCTGCCCTGTGTTCAAATACAAATTTCAGGAAAAGATTGTCTGCAGTTGTTTGGACTGATTCTCTATTGCCCGAAGCGTTTGAGGCTGAATGGGTAGCTATTTTAAATGATTTCGGTTTAACCGACCATGAATGGCTGACATATATATACGGGCTACGTGAATCATGGATTCCAACTTACTATCGCGAAGAAGAAATGTTTGGTCTTATGCGGACATCATCTAGGTCCGAAAGCGAGAATCACTTTTTTGGCAAGATTAGCAATCCAAAGTGCACGTTGGTTGAATTTCTTAGCCACTTCGACACGGCTATTGAAGCGCAAAGGCACGAGCATCGAAAAAACGATCATGACACTCGATACACCAACCCTGGAGAGTGGAGTGATTTTGTTCTCGAGAAGCAAGCAGCTCAGATATATACCAGAACTATATTTTTGGATGTTCAACTCGAGATTCAACATGTTATTCATCGTTGTACTAGTGTCAGATTAGATCACGTCGGTGATTTCATTAAGTTTTTTATAAAGGATCTCGATCGGCCATGTTCTTCCTTCTTCGAG GTTATGATACACGAGGAGGATGTTACTGTTAAGTGTATCTGCAACAGGTTTGAGCAGTTTGGATTGTTGTGCAGTCACATTTTTTGCGTGTTACGGATTCTTGATGTAAGGGAGTTTCCGAAACAATATATATTGAGGCGTTGGACGCGTGAAGCTGTTCCAAATAGTTCCCCCGGGTCCATTCTTACGGATGGTGGAGATCCAGATCGTAGTGAGGAGGTTAACCGTTGTGTTCGTGAGATTAGTCACGCAACTGAGTATGTTGTGAACAAGTTGATTTCAAAATTTGATAAGTTGTCTGATTTTCGTGATCATATCAAGCAGTTTATGTCAGTCGCTGATGAAGCTCAAATAAATGCACCTCCCAAGACACGACGTAATCGATTTGCTGAACTGCTAGGAGTTGCTTCAGAGAGCACGGCCACTATCCGTGTTCCAGTTGGTACCAGGTTCAAGGGTTGTGGTTCTCATAAACTCCTTAAATCTCAAAAGGAGCGAGCCATAAGTCAGTCTGGAA GTGCTTCGCGGAATGCTGAAGGTAATGAAGATACAATTCGCGAAGGAGATGCTGCTACAGTTGTTGAAGGTGATGGTCCTGGATCGAACGATGCTGATGATGTGTTTTACACATCTGGAAACGATGCAGATTTGGATGATGAGGACATGGCAGAGTAG
- the LOC110866967 gene encoding uncharacterized protein LOC110866967, translating into MSTSSNSSCNTNRIPKIFKVDMDGKLYCHHEIRAVIRVAGRRSVRCGAEFYGCSQWPRDDCKFFMWKKDFDKLFEVHSTCSSSAVTRSDAMTGNEYNLQLRNNLLSQENNMLKRQICAKVFMLKQQFVFSLFVIIAMLFYIVYRI; encoded by the exons ATGTCTACTTCTTCCAACTCTTCATGTAATACCAACCGAATCCCTAAAATATTCAAGGTGGACATGGATGGGAAGTTGTATTGTCATCACGAGATCAGAGCTGTTATTCGCGTAGCAGGAAGGAGAAGTGTTCGATGTGGTGCTGAATTTTACGGTTGCTCACAATGGCCG CGAGACGACTGCAAGTTCTTTATGTGGAAAAAAGATTTCGACAAATTATTCGAAGTTCATTCAACTTGCAGCTCAAGTGCAGTTACAAGAAGTGATGCTATGACCGGGAATGAATATAATTTGCAATTGCGGAACAACTTGCTATCTCAAGAGAACAATATGTTGAAACGACAAATTTGTGCGAAAGTATTCATGTTGAAGCAGCAGTTTGTGTTTAGTTTGTTTGTTATCATTGCCATGTTGTTTTACATAGTGTATCgaatttaa